The Argopecten irradians isolate NY chromosome 4, Ai_NY, whole genome shotgun sequence genome has a window encoding:
- the LOC138322016 gene encoding uncharacterized protein: protein MAGLGSEESKKVPKSWNIYKGWGVNAWDKWTKKANKRRELGQPPIPKASTLDVVSEQELDQYLKDFFTNMTRSDGTAFKKASALNICRGLAAHLVINLKCPHLNFMACHDNYFPEFQKTAYRTSKVSRKGKQIENSFDQTNPENRLWDKHFDDLDSPVGLLHAVYAFNTFVFGVESVDSHCSLVPNQYLLSSDKDGDFIKFYGNIKETKSSEDKTPIFSVEERKLYDTGESDSVYNIFKKYLKGIPPHGKFYVLPCTSIQKQAGKEKYVKGSSSSPLNLSQIQDLQEHLVSSRSYKKLHILEDFDVEKRRINLINPLFFPQQTNTTAMCATETKEISKTLDQMIMPLRMENSAEGLLQEENDDDNFHTSSSVTQKATNTSQSPVSDQIQHDMQEDEEPKTMEPSLPVTTPNVVSYTPNVMSHTQGSPNMMTATPNMMTHTPNMMTRTPRMMTDIIRRGTSNCHFNPVMKPLNIQTSTETEFTIRNPFDDQTLLLRTNVDKAKDPSFRHMENFLQHGVDPLSHHFQQLSYYHQSRYPVTVGQHVSPWDYLYTNTIASRYMDPNHMGPPAQHGHLSGNDTRGIVSDPGQAVSEVPRMVPPIAQHLTSQGYKHPSFEMDKSSGTYHNYQPHMNARDNSYTPQEIFNPLHRINPGLKGQLPYMGRTLSRAQTMNHCASLNKETMSVSQDEYSPLSGMTPSEFHNKKFTSVSHEEQSTLSGATPNEFHDLRQKCKGRGQKLSPSLASLLQQAETSDRDRMNDQMEHLQGLRQAHIVNCEQNSSVNQTIERNIRKRHASKCDSETPNKFRRINQRRSEDMMEKLDVTNNCKDQENSPQTKSAQHSETPVLKTETKNKDQKNYQQPKSSPQSVAPLLKIIQIIEDIVSSQFPRKTNPNESSVDSGTTDPADTSYSEQTTQNQESLLQEDVINNSKANDYVDTTSCELTSQNLESLQEDAPNNSKPEDFVDIPDQQQNTTESENPDQDIKLLLDFDPSLRESFHKKCEDWWMKHKSQFEMNNLLTVKSNSQSSVSKDSNNDEMSENALDENQQEQLEEDQSTDNATPTKSGYTNMSEMDGNLASDHSMCDIPACSNLDPRHSIIVRAPDLQNQNTAENTKLRDYVDNCCEADDVKCMSALYVDW, encoded by the coding sequence ATGGCTGGTCTTGGCTCTGAAGAATCAAAGAAGGTACCCAAGTCCTGGAATATATACAAAGGATGGGGCGTCAACGCCTGGGACAAGTGGACTAAAAAGGCTAATAAAAGGAGAGAACTCGGACAGCCGCCCATCCCCAAGGCTAGCACTCTGGATGTTGTTTCCGAACAGGAACTGGATCAATACCTGAAAGACTTTTTTACCAACATGACACGATCAGACGGTACAGCGTTTAAGAAAGCATCGGCGCTCAACATCTGCCGAGGATTAGCTGCTCATTTGGTCATTAACCTAAAATGTCCACATTTGAACTTTATGGCTTGTCATGACAACTATTTTCCAGAATTTCAAAAAACAGCTTATAGGACTTCAAAAGTTTCAAGAAAAGGAAAACAGATAGaaaattcatttgatcaaactaATCCTGAGAATCGACTCTGGGACAAGCATTTTGATGACTTAGATAGTCCTGTTGGACTTCTACATGCAGTCTATGCGTTCAACACGTTTGTTTTTGGTGTTGAGTCTGTAGACTCCCACTGTTCCTTAGTGCCTAACCAGTACCTCCTGAGCTCAGACAAGGATGGAGATTTTATCAAATTCTACGGAAATATCAAGGAAACTAAGTCCTCAGAGGACAAAACCCCGATTTTCTCAGTAGAGGAGAGAAAACTCTATGACACAGGTGAAAGTGACTCGGTATACAACATTTTTAAGAAATACTTAAAAGGTATACCGCCCCATGGAAAGTTCTATGTTCTTCCTTGTACTTCCATACAAAAACAAGCTGGCAAAGAAAAGTATGTGAAAGGATCTTCTTCTTCACCTCTGAATCTAAGTCAGATTCAAGACTTACAGGAACATTTGGTTTCTTCTCGGTCATACAAAAAACTTCATATCCTAGAAGATTTTGATGTTGAGAAGCGGAGAATCAATTTGATCAACCCATTATTCTTTCCTCAACAGACTAACACTACCGCAATGTGTGCTACTGAAACAAAGGAAATCTCAAAGACATTAGATCAAATGATAATGCCACTAAGAATGGAAAACAGTGCAGAGGGCTTATTACAGGAGGAAAATGATGATGACAATTTCCACACCAGTTCTAGTGTTACACAAAAAGCCACCAACACTTCACAAAGTCCTGTATCTGATCAAATACAACATGACATGCAAGAAGATGAAGAGCCTAAAACAATGGAACCATCTCTGCCTGTGACCACACCAAATGTGGTATCATATACACCAAATGTGATGTCACATACCCAGGGTTCACCAAATATGATGACAGCTACACCGAACATGATGACACATACACCAAACATGATGACACGTACACCAAGAATGATGACAGATATCATAAGAAGAGGAACATCAAATTGTCACTTCAACCCTGTCATGAAGCCACTAAACATACAAACATCAACAGAAACAGAGTTTACAATCAGAAATCCATTTGATGACCAGACTTTGCTCTTAAGAACAAATGTTGACAAAGCAAAGGACCCATCATTTCGTCATATGGAGAACTTTCTACAGCATGGTGTTGACCCTTTAAGTCATCATTTCCAGCAATTAAGCTATTATCATCAAAGCAGATATCCTGTTACTGTAGGGCAACATGTATCTCCATGGGATTATCTGTACACAAACACCATTGCATCAAGGTACATGGACCCCAATCACATGGGGCCACCAGCCCAACATGGACATTTATCGGGAAACGACACAAGAGGAATAGTATCAGATCCTGGTCAAGCGGTCAGTGAAGTGCCAAGAATGGTGCCACCAATAGCACAACATCTGACTTCCCAAGGATACAAACATCCATCCTTTGAAATGGACAAATCTTCTGGCACATATCACAATTATCAGCCTCATATGAATGCTAGAGACAATAGCTATACACCACAGGAGATTTTCAATCCACTACACAGAATAAACCCTGGTCTCAAAGGTCAGCTTCCATATATGGGAAGGACATTATCCAGGGCTCAAACAATGAATCATTGTGCATCTCTGAATAAGGAAACCATGTCTGTTTCTCAAGATGAATATTCACCGTTATCGGGTATGACTCCAAGTGAATTCCATAACAAAAAGTTTACGTCTGTTTCACATGAGGAACAGTCCACGTTGTCAGGGGCCACACCGAATGAATTCCATGATCTAAGACAAAAATGTAAAGGAAGAGGGCAGAAATTGTCTCCATCATTAGCTTCACTTCTGCAACAAGCGGAAACTTCAGATAGAGACAGAATGAATGACCAAATGGAACACTTACAGGGATTGCGTCAAGCACATATTGTGAATTGTGAGCAAAATTCTTCTGTAAATCAAACCATCGAAAGAAATATTCGGAAAAGACATGCATCAAAATGTGATTCTGAAACGCCAAACAAGTTTAGAAGAATTAATCAAAGGAGATCTGAGGACATGATGGAAAAACTAGATGTAACAAACAACTGCAAAGACCAAGAGAATTCTCCACAAACCAAGTCTGCACAACATTCGGAGACACCAGTGCTAAAAACTGAAACGAAAAACAAAGACCAAAAGAATTACCAACAACCCAAGTCTTCACCACAGTCAGTGGCTCCATtgttaaaaatcatacaaatcATAGAAGACATTGTCTCGTCTCAGTTTCCAAGGAAGACAAATCCAAACGAAAGCAGTGTTGACAGTGGTACGACAGATCCCGCAGACACCAGCTACAGCGAGCAGACGACACAAAACCAGGAAAGTCTACTACAGGAAGATGTTATTAACAACAGCAAGGCTAACGACTATGTAGACACTACATCCTGTGAGCTGACATCACAAAACCTGGAAAGTCTCCAGGAAGATGCACCTAACAACAGCAAGCCTGAGGACTTTGTAGACATCCCTgatcaacaacaaaacacaactgaAAGTGAAAACCCAGATCAGGACATTAAACTATTGCTGGACTTTGACCCATCGTTACGTGAATCATTTCACAAAAAGTGCGAAGATTGGTGGATGAAACACAAAAGTCAGTTTGAGATGAACAATTTACTTACTGTCAAATCAAACTCCCAAAGCAGTGTGTCAAAGGATTCAAACAATGATGAAATGTCAGAAAATGCACTTGATGAAAATCAACAGGAACAGTTAGAAGAAGACCAATCAACAGACAATGCGACTCCAACAAAATCAGGATATACAAATATGTCAGAAATGGATGGAAATCTTGCTTCTGATCATTCTATGTGTGACATTCCAGCATGTTCCAACTTAGATCCAAGACATTCCATCATTGTCAGGGCACCTGACCTTCAAAACCAGAACACTGCAGAAAATACAAAACTAAGGGATTATGTTGACAATTGCTGTGAAGCTGATGATGTGAAATGTATGTCCGCTCTGTATGTAGATTGGTAG